DNA sequence from the Longimicrobium sp. genome:
GAGGACGGGGGCAGCGAGGCAGAAAGAGGAATCGGAGCGGGCGTCAAGCTGGGCTTCGGCGTATCGGACCAGGTCACCATCTTCGTGCGCGGCGACTTCGCCAGCGTTTCGTACGCGAAAGAGGTGGCGGAGCTCGACGCCGATCCGTACACGCTGGCCAGCATCGACCTGGCCGGCCGTTACTCGTTCGGCGCGGGGCCCGTCCCGCTGCGGCCGTACGCTGAACTGGGCCTTTCCGGGACGGCGATCCACGACAAGCTGAACATCGAGGACGACATCTACTACGACGCCACGTACTCCGGCGCCGGCCTGCTGGTCGGCTTTGGCCTGGAGTACTTCCTCAACCGCAACGTGGCGCT
Encoded proteins:
- a CDS encoding outer membrane beta-barrel protein; amino-acid sequence: EDGGSEAERGIGAGVKLGFGVSDQVTIFVRGDFASVSYAKEVAELDADPYTLASIDLAGRYSFGAGPVPLRPYAELGLSGTAIHDKLNIEDDIYYDATYSGAGLLVGFGLEYFLNRNVALDAGLLLGKGRLTNFEIDGEPFDRTEDLDYTTVRMNLGFVFRP